The genomic stretch AATTTCTAGCTTTAAATAGAAATGTAAAATGGTTGTTGTTATAAGGCTAAGTAAGTACCTTCTTGTGTCCTTGAAGCTTTACTAATGTGGCAAAGCCATCACCATAAAACCAGGAATGTAAATTCCGGCAATGTTCACCACGAACACAATCGCCATTCATCCAATATTTGCAGACATGCTTTGGAGAAACCTTAGCAATTTGTGTCTTTTCTATGTCATCTCCAATAGTAGCATCTTTGGGAAGTGATTTCTCGTCCCCGATCTTGCGAATAAACAAAGTTTTCGTGTTACATTTGGGAGGCAACTTGTCATCTCTTACCAGTGGTCTTACTACGAAATCTATAGTGGGTTCCCTCAAAAGTTTATTACATAAAAATATGTTTGAGCaatcttacaaattaatgtttttgtttaacAACTGGATATATAAACTTACGATATTGATGAACAAGTCTTCGCTTTCTGAAGCAATCAACTTTCCTTTTCACTCCTTTCTTTGACTCTTtctcttctgaatcatctttctATTCTAACTCAACAATTTTGCTTTGGAACACATCAGTTAACGTAGGTGGTTTCCCCAATTCTCTGGTACTCTAGTATATAAACCaagcaaaaataattaattaattaattacttaatTGGATCATATCATATAATACAACATTAATTAATAGTTAAAGTTATTAGTAATCATACATGTAATGCATTATCCAAATTATTAGACAAAAGAGAGAGTGTATGAGAAACTGAACCAAACCCTCTTATGAGTAACAAAGAATCTTCCTTCAATCGGTTTCTGTTGCCTAGTTCATTctgtaacaaaataaaaaatcaaattcaatgACCTAATAATTTGATTTTAGGTTTATGTTATGGAAATTGAGTAAGGAAAGTGACTAATTACCGAAGGGATGTGATCCGTAGAGGTGGATGGGTGATGTGAATCAGAAATTCTGGGTTGAGGATTATCGAGAAGCGAATCCATTCTACTACGAAGAGTACTCCAGATTCGTTTACCGGAAGATGGACTAAATtgcggagaagaagaagaattaacAACGTTTGTATCATCATCCTGTAATTGTAATAAGAAAACAACGTTtaagttaacaacaaacaacagttgagaaagaaacaagacataaGTAATAGTGAAGTTTGAGTTCAAACCTGTTTCATGGGCGGAAGAGGAGGAGGAGAAGGTGCGTCGATTGAGGTCGCCATAGACAGACAGTGTTTAAGAGTTGAGAGTGTTTGAGTGTGTGGAAGATAAGggttgaataacggctagttttgAAAAGTGAGTTTGCATTGAAGTGAAGCGTCGAGGTTTATTTAAATAGATTAAATGTAATGTAACGTTTGGATATTAAATAGTCCTTCACCAGCTAGTAGAGTATCACCAGCAAGACTGTGAATGAAAACAGGTCCTGTCTGGTGCAAACACCAAGTAGTCACACCAACTTGAAATGCAGAGCCAAACACTCCCTGGAAATATTTAACAGTGAAGTTTCAGATTCCAAAACAAATACAATACATAGTTAGTAGTTGTAACTTAACTTGTACGTcaattaaaatatacattttgaTTACCGAGTATAAAACTGATAGCAACCTTAGCTTGGGTTCCAAACTCCAAGCATTGACGTCTCTTTCCACAACCAAACAGGCCACGGCAGATAGAATGGCCACAAAGAAACAATAAAAGAATACAACAATCAACCCTGCTGGATATTTCTAACATGAATATGAGTCGTATATGACGCAAAGAGACACTcgaaaatagaatagaaaataaattatagGTGAAGTGTAGACAAGAGAGGAGAAAGATTTCGATAAAGGCTCCTATTCCTATATTATGTTAAGATTCTTATATGTGTGATGTACAACAGGTTTCCATTCCAGTGAAGAAGATAAAGAGTGTGAGGCaaagtgaaaatgttgagaaGCCAAGACAGAAGTACATAAATATAGTTACAGTTGACAATTTTGATTTCTGGCTTATGGGTGTATCAAAATATCATAAGACTTATAAATATCTCGAACAAGCAACTTCTCAAACTTAGCTGAATATAAGATATAACTTACAAGAGATGAAATACCGCAAGTAATTATATGACAGCTAGCTGTAATTGAAGATATGCTTTGAGGACAAAACATCTCGCGGAAGTATTGGCTTTTCACTCAAAATTAAGCATTGATATATAGCAGATGCACATGCTGTCAACACATTGTTGATAAAGTTGTTGATGCAAGAGACCATTTGGAACAAACTTTGTAACAAACACCAAACAGTGACTGTTAGAGACAGGGATCATATTAGGAAAAGGTATCCATTGGTCCATAGAGAGAGGCCTATTTTGTGTAGAAATTTTTCAAATGTGAATCTTTTTCAATTATTTAGTTTAAATAGTTATTGTATATTACATCCACAATATGATCGGATCCTGTTGCAGACGAAACCGATACAAATTTTCACTCTCAAAAACATTATAACTAATTACTTTCAAACAAAAATTCCATCCCTAATTCTTAAACTAATAATCAATTATAAGATACAAAAGGTAAATAAAAGAGGGATGCATTCTCACAATGGTGGTGACACAGAATGGTACTATATCAAGGTTTCATGGTTAAGCAACCGCGTCTTCACATTAATCAGCCAATGTAATGTTGTCAATGTGAGGGTTCAACTTTTAGTCTACCTATAACCTTCCATTAGTAATAGAAAATAACCTTACATTAGTAATAGAAAATTATTAACTTTCAATATGTATTGATCATTCACTAGTATATTGTTGTCCTATGAATAAAACTCACATTTCGGTGTAAAGACACACCTTTTGAAGAATACAATACATACCTTCTAACTATGCTCTTTCTTTTTGAATCATAAAATATTATTAGCACAAATTTTAAGATTTTGAAAGTAATATTGTTTACTCCATCGTACAAATCTATTCTATATATTCAATTGCATGAATCATATTAATACTGAAATATAATTATCATGAAGCATGAAGAGAGAATCATACCTGCCTCCCGAAATATAGCACAACAAAATCAACTAAACGAATGATGCTTGAGTAAACCCCTTCTGAGTCTAcactttcaaaatcaacaaaatcaacctcaaatatagcacaacaaaatcaac from Vicia villosa cultivar HV-30 ecotype Madison, WI linkage group LG4, Vvil1.0, whole genome shotgun sequence encodes the following:
- the LOC131597128 gene encoding zinc finger CCCH domain-containing protein 48-like, encoding MIQKRKNFVVRPLVRDDKLPPKCNTKTLFIRKIGDEKSLPKDATIGDDIEKTQIAKVSPKHVCKYWMNGDCVRGEHCRNLHSWFYGDGFATLVKLQGHKKLVTGIALPHGSNKLYSSSTDGTLRTWDCVTGQCTNLTNLGAEATSLISEGPWIFVGLPNIVKAWNMQTASHLTLDGPKGRVLAMVVGNDTLLAGAEII
- the LOC131599102 gene encoding uncharacterized protein LOC131599102; amino-acid sequence: MATSIDAPSPPPLPPMKQDDDTNVVNSSSSPQFSPSSGKRIWSTLRSRMDSLLDNPQPRISDSHHPSTSTDHIPSNELGNRNRLKEDSLLLIRGFGSVSHTLSLLSNNLDNALHSTRELGKPPTLTDVFQSKIVELE